ACCTCCCCTTTTCTCGTGGTTACCGCCGCGAAGGCGTCGCCCGTTCTTACCCTGTTCCCCACGTTCGCTATCAGGGTCTTTGTGTATCCCTCCACGGGGAGCAGGAGCAGTTCGTCGCCCTTTTTCAGGTATATTCTCGTCCTTCCGTCAGGGAGCACCAGAACCGCATCCGCGAGCAGCTTTCCCTCAATTCTGTCAACGTAGAGGTAGAACCTGTCGTAAACTTCCTTCGCGAGGAACTTGGAGCCATCCACATCAACGAAGTCGGGAACGGTTTCACCCTTTCTCAACCATACTTCAACG
The window above is part of the Thermococcus sp. MAR1 genome. Proteins encoded here:
- a CDS encoding DUF2118 domain-containing protein, which encodes MERVPRLYVEAPPGECIEGRKAIKDCVIISGNVEVWLRKGETVPDFVDVDGSKFLAKEVYDRFYLYVDRIEGKLLADAVLVLPDGRTRIYLKKGDELLLLPVEGYTKTLIANVGNRVRTGDAFAAVTTRKGEVHYLKPPKTGTVVFIDEVTNRPHYVYYILPEE